The genomic region ATAGAGAAGTGAAATCCATTTTCCATTGTCTGCTAGTGACTGGATAGGTGAGAGGGGCACCTGTAGTCGTGGTGTGATACGCTGGGAAAAGAGACACTCGTGGCTGCTTGCATTCTGTGGACAGAGAGCTTTGGCCAAATATTGCTGAAATAGGGTGAGAGATGACATAAAGTCTCATACTGGGTTGCTTTCAAAGTGATCTTTAAAAAGTGATCTGCAGCCACTGGTGACATGAGGTGATGACACGATGGGTAATGCAAAGTGGTATGTGCAGCCTATCTATTTCTTGGAATTGCTCCATCATTTTAGGCTGTGTTTCAGAAAGCACATTTCCAACTTTTACAaatgagtccagagaaggggtTGTGTATGTATTCGGGGACATTTCCCTCCTGGgttcatacagagataaaaaggATTTAAACTGGGAAAGGTTTCAGTGGGAACTTAATAAGAAGGCTAAACAGCCCAACTAGACTGTTGGAGTCACTCCCAATTCAACTTTATATAATCCACTTTCATATTATGTCTCTACATGTCCCTTCTGGACACGTCATGCTTGTTGTAGTATGAATTGAATGAGGACAAAAAGGTTTGGGCCagaaaaaattttcagtggtcactctttgcatttttttgccagGCCTGTGGAATTTTGGAACATTATTGAGCAACAGTAGGAGAGGTATTTTCTCGTCCAAAAGGTTCAAAATCAACTAGTTTACTACTTAACACACGGTGATAAATATAAATGTCCATAAGATGGCAGCAGAAGACGAATAATGGTTCCTAAATCTGCACTTAGAGGTGAAAATTGAGCTCTTCCATTACAGCAGTGAATTTGTAACCTCATTTTTGCACTCCAATTCTTACAGGCTGTAATGTCTTCAGCCCATATAGAGATCTGGTgacacagagcagctgaaatgaTCAAGGTCTTTGTGTGCAACCACTGAGaaaatcttcactgaaagagaCAGGAAGgtacaaaaccagcagaaagaTGCAAATAAGAACAGGAagcttgattttcttttctagcaaacaaaaccacagaacaacaacaaccccCTTAACTTGTTAGTGTAGCAGATATTAGGTTTTCAGTAATCTCTCTAATATTTTTCCTAGGAAAATTTTCACTGCACTTCAAATTTTCAAACAGCACTTCATTCATTTTTACTCAATGGCATTGAGATAAGAATTTTGCTGTGAGCAGTGAAGCCCCATAAGTTTATGCCTGCAGACAAACTATTCACATGTGTTTGACCACAACAAGCAGAAGTACTGTCTTCTCCTTGGCCAAGGTCAGCATAGCTGGTGCAAGTCATAGCAGTTTGCCAAAGAAGAGGTACTCACATTCTCACTGGCAACCACCTCTGTAGACTTATCTCATGTCCTTACTTCAGGGCAAGGTCTTTCCGAGGAATCCTGAACTCAGAAGATGGTGAATCAGGACAAGCCTGgccctcctctccctcactGCTAGGGTGTACTGGGATAATGACCTGAATTTCACTGTAGTCACTTCTGATCCATGCTGGGAAAcaggaggggagaagagagcCTCATCCACCTAGATCCTGAGTTTCAGTGTTCGTAGGAGTATGCTTTTTCTTCTAGGCAAACCTAACCACAGATAAAGGTTgtacagagaaacagagagaaacatCACACCAACCTGCTTTACATAAGCAGTGTTTATTGCAGTCAGCAGCTGGGAAAGGCTGCACCAGCTCATATACAACAGGAGAGGTTCTGTCTTTCTCAGTCTCCTGAAGGTCAGCAGTCCCTGTCCTTGAGATGGGATCTGCAATCTACCACTCAGGCAAGGAAAGCTGACAGAGCACTTCAAGTGAGGCTGTGCAGAGAGTTACTAAGGTATAATATTCATATCAGAGAACAGAACAAAGCagtgcagagggaaggggatATGTatataaatcctttttttttttaatatatatatttgagaGAAGTTGTCTTGAATAAACCAAATTCTTCAATCCATCCTTgaaccaattttttttgtttgtttgtttatttcataAAGTTTAATccttcttgcttgctttttttggaACTGTTTAGACACTTTTCATTTCAAGCATAAATACGAAAGCATCAGGGAGGaacagattttgtttgtttgtttgttctgcttGGGTATATTCAGTTTTATCAGAAACCAActgtaacaaaaataacaagagaTTTTGAAGTTACTCTTTACTGACTGTTATTGAATGCAGTACACAAATCGAAGGGCTCATTTAAAAGCACTCCTCAAACACATCTTTGAGGATTTAACTGTTATTGATATACAGGTAAGTTTTGTGACAGAATAATTAGAAAATTGTACCAGAAATTGATATCTGGCCATGTAACAATATTTCCAAAATTCTATGCTTGCAAAATAATCCTCTACTGAAACATATCTAGGGAGACTATTCTACCTGAAAATACTGAACTTTCCTAGTCATTGTACCAGAAAGCAGCCATTCCACTTTCTTCCAAGCGAGTACCCCAGGATCAGATCCATCAAGCTTACACATGTTGTGACATTCTCCTTCTATAATCCTCATGCATATTGCAGGAAACAAAACACCTTGCTATGTCTCTAAGACAGACATTGATTTTCTTGAgaaaagtcatttttttttcatatattatGTCCTAGGGACTCAAATGGAAGAAGTGAGAAGAGTTTTATGGTGAAGTTAAAATAGCACAAAAGACAAcagaagggaaatatttttggtgAAAGGAAGAAAGCTAATGCACACTCAGCAGGTGGGACAACTATTGCCTTGGTGTTCTGAAGAAGACTCCAGCCTAgatgttttccttccctccttcccacccacAACCTTCTTTCTGCTGGGGGGTTCAAAGTGTTTCCAAGCAAAATGAATGAAGTGATGGTCTCATCCTTAGTATCTCCCAAAGAAATGGTTGTAGGCCATGGAAAATCCTATTTGGTCAGAGAGATAGTCACAGGGAGGGTAGTTTTCACAGCGTTCATGCATCTGCTCCATTGGATTTTTGTAATACTCAGAGTACCTGAAGTGGACAAAGAGAGAGATGCCATTCTGCAGAATCAGACAATGCAGTTGGAGAGGTTTCACATCCATGATACTAACATGGAAAGAGCAATTCCCCAGGGTGCCCCAAAAAGGAACTTCTCATGGTGAGTTCCACATCTAGTTACATGGGGATGGGATACTTAATTAATGCTGGGAAGAGTTGGAATTGAATGCAAATTAAAGCAACTTCTCTCATGGCTTTATCAGCATAGGTCAACCCATAGGTTGACCCCCATAGGTCAACTCTCaattggtggtggtggtggttttatttattttagttggatttttaaatttttttttcctgcttaccTTTATTCACTCATTCAGTTTCTGCTCACTTTACCACTAgccattattttcctttagaTAAGGAGTTTCCTCTAGTCACCCTCACTTTTGTTGTTGCTAGCAATACAGTCTTCACTCAGTTGCTCTTTGGCCAGGCTACGTAAGCCCAAATCTCTCAGCTATACACTCTGGATGCACCCAGATCATCTTGCAGATTCAGTTAATCTTTCCTGCTACAGGAGAAGTCCTACCAGTGTCtcattaacttctttttttctgtattgggAAAATCCCACAGCACCTTTATATTCTGTTTGTTGTATGCATATTTCCAGATTAACCTTACCTCACGAATAATACACCAAGCTGTCTGTCTGCTTCAGTCCTTACCAATTAATGCTTACAGCAGAAGCTACTGTTACAATGCATCACCTGCAGGGGTAGTCAGTAGACAGTACAGTACCTACTATTGGATTTCATATTGTGTTTAATCAATGCAGGCTTAAACATCAGGCAGTTCCTTTTCTACAATGCTCTGATCCTCTCCTCTACAGATGGAGCCTCCCAGTCTTATATTATCTGAAAACAACATGATCCTTCTAGTCCAAAGATGGACTGAATAAAAACTCTTTTCACCACAGGCCTACATGAGATAATGGCTTCACAAACTCTTCCAGGGAATACATTAATAAAATTCTCAGATGACCTCAGGtttctctaaatatttataTCTAGGATTTCTCCAAATCTTCAGGCCTCAGGATCTCTGCACAAATTCATATAATTCTGCtccttatcagggaggagagagagattaatagagagcgtctgttactcggtttaattgccaggccagtgttaaaccctgacagttCTGCAGTTTGAGGGTGAACAGTCAATCTGATCTAGCCTCATCCTTGCAACAGAGCTATGCTGTTTTTGTAGGGAGCCAGAGGCAATGACCAAGGCTCTGTGATGCTTGTTATCACGAAAACCAGCTCTGATAACCCTGCAGGCTAGAGCAACTACTAACTTTTAGCCCATGGCTAGCCTAGACTGGAAGGACCGAGTCCAGCTATTAGCTCTGAAAAGGatatttatgaaaaaagaaCCATTTATCTATCAATGAATGTCTCCTACAACCTTTTTGCTTCTCCATATGAAGGTAATAACCCAAATGTACAACAAAGTTATGTTTTGTCATGTCATGTAATTTGTCCTGTCCTGTTGCCTTTCCACCCCCTCTTCAGAACAGGTCCAGAGTCCAGCTTTCAGCCTGACTCCTGAGTTGTTACCATTCATACAAGGTGGATCTCTTGTGCCTCTTCACAAAGGCATTGGCAACTTCCTTTTTAATCTTGATGCCTACCAAGAGAGAACACAGAAGGTTAAAGATGCAGGGGCATGGTCTGTGCAAAGCAAAGACCAGTCCAGCCTCTGAAAAGGGACAGTCTACTCTCTTCACAAGCAGATGACTCTCACGGCCTGTCCTAATTGCCTGTTCATCTctaccccctcctcccccactGTCCACCCATGGGCTCCTTCCCCATGGAGCCTTTCTCATCATAAACTCTATTCCTGTAACACGCATCATGATCTGAGTCCATAGAAAATGTGCAGAATGCAGTCATGACAGCATAAAATATGAATAAGGAGAAAATTAGGAGAACAGCATTCTGTCTTCCTAACCTGCTTCACTTCTGAGCCTTAGCttcctttctgtattttgaCTTACACTGAGTGACGTGGGATACCAGCCACCAGGCCTTAAAAATGCCCCTAATGAGCCACGAGCATAGGGAAATACCAGTGCTCATATGTACAGAGTTCTGTGAAAGGGGAAAGGTATAAAATAATGAGAGTAAACATCAACCAGTGAGAAACACACACTAGAAATACAAAGATCTTAGTGTTCAGGACGTGGGGAACATGAGAGGTCTTTCTGTCATGGTAGGATTGGCTTCTGGACTCCGTTAACACAGGGTGCAGTTGCTCATTTCCTCCCTCGGATGTGTAGCTGTGCAAACACCATAATGCTGTGCAGGACCCCACAAAAAAATAGATAGAGCCACCTCACCCCCCAATCCCACCCAGGGATTAGCACAGCACAGTAGAGCCTCACTCCACGGGTTGGGCTTTCACCATCAGAGCTGTGCACagatgctggcacagcagcaaCACAGGCAGCTGCCTAGAAGTACATGTTACTGCAGAAAGACTGGCAGACTGTTGCTATTACTAGGGAAAAGCAATTTCTAAGACCTCCATCTGTGAGGAGACTGTGGGTTTTGTGCCTTTCCCTCATCACCACGAggtgtttgcttgtttctttttggcAGGTGACCCCATGCAAGCAAGATAGGGTTTAGTCTGGATCAATTACTGACTACACAGAAACTGCCAATTAATGAGCTGTCAGAAATCACCACCTTTCCCTGAACactctttggatttttttttttctctttcccaatCTATGTTTGTATTGGctcactggagaaaaaacagctttcatGCTCCCCAGCAACAATGTTGTCCTTTAAGGtgtgagaaaggaaagagagggaaggaCAAGGGGGATTTTCCATACAGATTTCTGCCAGGATTAGCTTGTTGCAAAAGCTGTGGACATTCCAGGATGTGCAAATACCCATGCCCTGGGTGACCTGACAGAGGAGGGACTTCAGCTCTCAGTAGCTGCTAAGGCAGGCACCCGTTTCCAGGCTCTCCAGCTTGTGGGATTTGGCAGGGATACAAGAGCCTGTTGCCTTGTGGCACCAAACCTTTCTGCTCTGtggttctgcacaccagacTGGATGCTCAGCTGATCCAAAAGACCGGTGCCTGGAAGCCTTGGGACAAATTCTTCTCTCCTAACAGTCTAGAGACACAGCAGTCATTTTGGACAGGTCTGTGAGGCCAGCTCAGAGTAACAGGGAGGCTGCCCATGTTGCTCCACCCTCATTAACCTGTTTCACAGAGGGGAGATGCATCCTGATGAATCTCATGTCCTGCTTGGGGGCTGCTCAAGAGCTGTGGAGATGCAGGCTATGGCACCAGCACCCTTGGAGTGATGCTAAGCTGCTGGCCGAGGGAGACAGACCTTCCTCATGTCTCCTGACTCCAACACTGTTAAAAGCTGCTCCTCTGTTTGCTGCAGGTGCTCCATAATGactaaagaaaaaaggcagatttaTACTCAAGAGTGAAAGAGTGGGAAAGAgactgaaagaatgaaaaaaaaaaaaaaaaaagatcaagcACAAGAGATTTGCCAATATTGAATCATGACATATCTGATGCCAAGACCTGTTTGCTGCAGGTGCTCCTGCACCTCCTGGACTGAACCACTGAGACAGCAGAAAGAGAGCAGCTAGAGGGACTCAGCATGGTTCTCATTCATCTTTTGAACCTGTCAAAGGCAGGGGAGGAAGTAGATGCAGAACCAAGTGTCAATCACAAAGATAGACTCACTGTCAGCGATGGGAGATCCTGTGGGGTTCTTGGGATCTGGAAGACAGACAAACAGAACTTTGTGAGTTCTCCTCCCCTGATCCACTCTGTAACTGAACCCCCCTGGCCACTTGCTCCCCCCATTTTCCCAGAAGGTCGGTTTCtcccaaaaaatattttattagcatCCACCATTTAAGATTGACTTCACCACCACAGCAAAATTCACCCATTGTGCCTGGATTTGTTTAATCTCAGATACCTCTGAGCCAGATTAAATAATACAATAAACATATAACCACTGCAGAAGGTGGAGGGAGaccttcccccttttctctccccacccTTGCTAAGAGCAGGGATGCCCAGAGCTAGGGGACCATTTGAGCAAAATCCCAAATTTGGACAGAACCTGAAATTAGCTATAATCTCACCTACCTTTGGAAAGAGAGGTTATTGTTAATTGTAGGGAAGAATCACAAGCCATTTATAGGGAAGAGAAATAGGGTCAAAAAAATTAGGAACAACTTTATTCCAGTTTTATGGCTCAGGGATGAGGTACCTGGCTCACCAGCCCTCCCAAGAGGAATGTACAGACTCTATTTCTGTGTTTGGTTCTATTCTTAATGTTTAAAGCACCCTGCAAACACCCAAAACATTCTCTAAGAAAATGGGAAGGTCTCCTAATCTTGGCTCTCCCACACTGCCCTATTTCacagttttttcttctgctatttCACCATACTTTTTTTCAGGAGTGTCAGATTCACACAAGTCACCAGGTATGTGTATTTATAGGCAGAAAGAGGAGtctagagacaaaaaaaaataataactatacttgaaaaaaaactttgtgtGGAAAGAGTTGTGTGTAGTTCTATTTTTAAGCAATGTATACATTccttgagttaaaaaaaataaattagaaattacGCCAAGGTTATTAAGCATTCTGGGATACCATAAtgactaaagaaaaaaaagcagatttataCTCAATATACTCAAGAGGGAAAGAGTGGGAAAGAGActgaaagaatgagaaaaaaaaaaaaaaaaaagatcaagcACAAGAGATTTGCCAATATTGAATCATGACATATCTGATGCCAAGGCCTGAGCAAAATTTAACTCTGAGATAATATAGGAAAAGACAAAGTTCTCTCCTGCTCAGATTCTCTTTTCATTGTGAAGTCACTGTCACTAAACCACCTTCAAATCTGAGTTGCTCTTACTTCCCTGGGACAACTCCCCTTTTTTTAACCAACAATaggaggctttttttcttccagaagtcTTCCGCGTCCCACATTTCCCTGCAGGTGAGGGCTGTACTCAATCCCTATCTCTGCAATCCTACAGCCCTCTAGGGCTGGCAGGCACAAAATCCCTCTCCctgtctgcctgcagctccaCCCTGGTGCTCAAAACTGAGCATCCAGCATACCTTGTCCAGTTCACCTAAATGCTAAAACCGGTCCAATGCttaaacatattaaaaagaagtcatgtggataggacaaggggcaatgggcacaagttgctaCTGGATAGATTTCAATtaaacacaagaggaaaatttttcacaatgaggtcagtcagacattggaatggcctcccaggggaagtggtggattcccccactttggagAGCTGTAAGTCTCAACTCGACAGGGTGGtgagacatctcacataaacagtaatattagaagggttggaccagatgatcctcgaggtcccttccaacctaacattctatgattctatgattctatgaaaatatttgaattcCATGCTGCGATTCAGTGGTGAATCtgagaaggaggcagagagacGTTGACCAGCGGAAGAAAGTGCCCAGCAAGAGATGAGGCTCTTTATCTCCAGGCCCTCCCCCATCCCATCTCTCGGACAGAGATCTGAAATTGTGCAGTGGCCAGCAGTgcacctcctccccccaaagCTGAGATTCTTTCCTTGAGTGATGGGAGGCTAATGGCAAGCTGCAGGGTCGAGCAGTGCTCCAAGGAGCCTTCCCCAGAAGATGTTCCCTTACCTTCCCcgcagcagcagagagctgccaggGCCAGGGTCACAACCAGCGGTGCCAGCAGACTCCTCATGTCTTCTTTGGCTGTGCTGGTCTCCCTAATCTCAGAGCTTTCCTCAAGGTTACAGAAGTTCTCCGGAGCTTGTTTTCAGGCAGCAGTTTATATCCTGTGATTGCCTGGAGCGATCAGGGCTCTGGCTTTTGTTCCTGTCTCT from Heliangelus exortis chromosome 1, bHelExo1.hap1, whole genome shotgun sequence harbors:
- the BGLAP gene encoding osteocalcin; translation: MRSLLAPLVVTLALAALCCCGEDPKNPTGSPIADSIKIKKEVANAFVKRHKRSTLYEWYSEYYKNPMEQMHERCENYPPCDYLSDQIGFSMAYNHFFGRY